A region from the Lentisphaera profundi genome encodes:
- a CDS encoding C-type lectin domain-containing protein, which produces MKTILMALMLSLTTATWAQGTLDELKQTHELKTKVLGKKYNSSCESLKTKLCELEIKLQNKFMESANLDSATYMDDIIRDNKPTTATPPEYKKLLAAFKKRMDKIEVGYQKQLQEQIEKTKVDAKELIRSYMRKKDLASAKDTNAYMLSLKIDKPATLAKTETVELPTVVAGVTNDKMLKVNENDEKHKSITIEKIEKGLGYKTSALIRKTNHKLASFCKSTGNYYKFFPTGIDVTWEQAQQQCREMGGHLVTITNENEMSHVLSLPNLPEGQLAFIGKSDMNLSGNWEWITKEKMTYINWYPGQPDGPKGGSKGQYYGLLYKNHFSDVNNNWQSLNGFICEWPK; this is translated from the coding sequence ATGAAAACAATTCTAATGGCATTAATGCTTAGCCTAACGACAGCTACTTGGGCTCAAGGCACACTCGATGAATTAAAGCAGACTCACGAACTCAAGACAAAGGTTTTGGGCAAAAAGTACAATAGTAGTTGTGAAAGCTTGAAGACAAAGCTTTGTGAGCTTGAAATTAAACTACAAAATAAATTCATGGAATCGGCAAACTTAGATAGCGCTACTTATATGGATGATATTATCAGAGATAATAAACCCACAACGGCAACACCACCCGAGTACAAAAAGCTTTTAGCCGCTTTTAAGAAGCGTATGGATAAAATTGAAGTCGGATACCAAAAACAGCTTCAAGAACAAATAGAGAAAACTAAAGTCGATGCGAAAGAACTTATTAGGTCTTATATGCGTAAAAAAGATCTTGCCTCTGCTAAAGACACAAACGCTTACATGCTCAGTCTGAAAATCGACAAACCCGCTACCCTTGCTAAAACTGAAACAGTTGAGCTGCCTACGGTTGTTGCTGGAGTTACTAATGACAAGATGCTTAAAGTGAATGAAAATGACGAGAAGCATAAAAGCATTACGATTGAAAAAATCGAAAAAGGTCTTGGATACAAGACCTCTGCTTTGATAAGAAAAACAAATCATAAGCTGGCTTCATTCTGTAAAAGCACGGGTAATTATTATAAGTTTTTTCCTACAGGCATAGATGTGACTTGGGAGCAAGCACAGCAGCAATGCCGTGAAATGGGTGGGCATTTAGTTACCATTACCAATGAAAATGAAATGTCTCATGTTTTATCCCTCCCAAACTTACCTGAAGGACAATTAGCTTTCATAGGAAAGTCTGACATGAATTTATCGGGTAATTGGGAATGGATTACTAAAGAAAAAATGACATATATTAATTGGTACCCAGGGCAACCTGATGGTCCGAAAGGTGGTTCAAAAGGACAATATTATGGCTTGCTTTATAAAAATCATTTTAGCGATGTCAATAACAATTGGCAAAGTCTAAATGGTTTTATTTGTGAATGGCCTAAGTAG
- a CDS encoding IS110 family transposase: MEMYNSKTKYHCGIDLHKSSAHICVMDKEGNIMLHKNIRDNNFVYMKKVLAPYVDDLTIACESTYNWYPLADFCRSENIEFTLGHALYMKSIHGGKAKNDKIDSKKITDLLRTNLLPHAYACPAEYRSHRDLLRRRIKLVQSKSGISVYMNIFEQQNELKESTLYMRSKPDKLENLVEYQDFSGIGGIAMERNYQLNTNLLMAYTKELIAVDKDLKELTLNSAYNEEFEIVKSMPGVGDTLGMVIIYETHDIKRFKSPGKYSSYCRVIKCKKESAGKSYGYSGAKIGNPFLKWAYSQAAVLSKRNPLMKAFSHDLIRQHGERKARAIYTHKICRSIYFMLQRKQKFDPIDFFGRQKYERLQRLNN, translated from the coding sequence ATGGAAATGTATAACTCAAAAACGAAATATCATTGTGGAATTGACCTTCACAAGTCATCTGCTCATATTTGTGTCATGGACAAGGAAGGAAATATAATGCTGCATAAAAACATCCGAGATAATAATTTTGTCTATATGAAGAAGGTCTTGGCGCCTTATGTCGATGACCTCACTATTGCTTGTGAGAGCACTTATAATTGGTACCCTCTTGCAGATTTTTGTCGTTCAGAGAATATTGAATTCACTCTTGGTCATGCGCTCTATATGAAATCTATTCACGGAGGAAAAGCTAAAAACGATAAAATTGATAGCAAAAAAATCACTGATTTATTACGCACGAATTTATTGCCTCACGCCTATGCTTGCCCAGCAGAATACCGCTCTCATAGAGACCTCTTACGAAGGCGTATAAAGTTAGTGCAGTCCAAGTCTGGAATATCAGTCTACATGAATATTTTTGAGCAACAAAACGAGCTAAAAGAAAGTACTTTATACATGAGGTCAAAACCAGATAAACTAGAAAATCTAGTAGAATATCAGGACTTTTCTGGGATAGGTGGCATCGCGATGGAACGGAACTATCAGCTCAACACAAATCTATTGATGGCTTATACAAAAGAGTTGATCGCAGTGGATAAAGATCTCAAAGAATTAACTTTAAATAGTGCCTACAATGAAGAATTTGAAATAGTAAAGTCAATGCCTGGAGTAGGCGATACCCTTGGTATGGTCATTATCTATGAAACTCACGACATCAAAAGGTTTAAAAGCCCAGGTAAGTATTCAAGTTATTGTCGAGTGATTAAATGTAAAAAAGAAAGTGCGGGTAAAAGTTATGGTTATAGTGGAGCAAAAATAGGTAATCCATTTTTAAAATGGGCCTATAGTCAGGCTGCCGTACTATCAAAAAGAAACCCTTTGATGAAAGCTTTTTCACATGACCTAATAAGGCAACACGGCGAACGTAAAGCTAGAGCTATTTACACTCATAAGATTTGTCGATCCATTTATTTCATGCTCCAGAGAAAACAAAAATTTGATCCCATTGATTTTTTTGGAAGACAAAAATATGAACGTTTACAAAGACTCAATAATTAA
- a CDS encoding DEAD/DEAH box helicase, whose translation MKKIFGASEAPVKAAEAKKPQAQQDSTQNKKKNEHQKPQRNTASQAPKNTSSQSHKKDSGQSQENGSSQSRKPRHNQNNNNMGKHQKQGSDKPSHSPRHNNVNVTPLTPAKADNSWINPGEIPQEESKTAFLSMDLCPAVQRAIYDMDFKFCTPVQEGVLPISLKSQDVAAKAQTGTGKTAAFLISMYNHFVNNPQTEVKAGTPRALILAPTRELALQIGQDAIGLGKYCDIRVETFFGGMDFDKQAQVLRGRVDIAVATPGRLMDYHRRKMINLSEVEFLCIDEADRMLDMGFIPDVRRIVGYLPGREKRITQLYSATLSQSVLDLASSWLSDDYVKIEINPETIVSKNVTQKVFTVTANQKENVILWHLKNEPVSRMIIFANRKFDCERLADKLYQYGIDKLELLTGDIPQKKRMRILEEFRAGTVQVLVATDVAGRGIHVDDVSHVVNYELPYEPEDYVHRVGRTGRASATGKAISFADENSGFELPEIECYIEMQLPAEVPAEGMTDAHEKMHGNSKFVQKRSGNKHGGNRGGGGSRHQERSGGHHRNKRR comes from the coding sequence TTGAAAAAGATATTTGGAGCTAGTGAAGCCCCAGTGAAAGCAGCAGAGGCAAAAAAGCCCCAGGCTCAACAAGACTCGACTCAAAATAAGAAAAAAAACGAGCACCAAAAACCACAGAGAAACACAGCGTCACAAGCGCCAAAAAATACGTCTTCGCAGTCACATAAAAAAGACTCTGGCCAATCACAAGAAAACGGCTCGTCACAATCACGGAAGCCACGCCATAATCAGAACAATAATAACATGGGCAAGCATCAAAAGCAGGGTTCTGATAAACCTTCACACAGCCCCAGACACAATAATGTAAACGTGACGCCATTAACTCCGGCTAAAGCGGATAACTCATGGATTAATCCCGGCGAAATTCCTCAAGAAGAATCTAAGACAGCCTTTTTGTCAATGGATTTATGTCCGGCAGTACAACGTGCCATTTACGATATGGATTTCAAATTCTGTACTCCCGTACAAGAAGGCGTTTTACCCATTTCTTTAAAGAGCCAAGATGTAGCGGCAAAAGCGCAGACGGGTACCGGTAAAACAGCGGCATTTTTGATTTCCATGTATAACCATTTTGTCAATAATCCACAGACAGAAGTTAAAGCCGGTACACCTCGTGCACTGATTTTAGCTCCTACACGTGAATTAGCCTTACAGATTGGTCAAGATGCTATCGGCTTAGGTAAGTATTGCGATATTCGCGTCGAAACTTTCTTTGGCGGTATGGATTTTGATAAGCAAGCTCAGGTTTTACGCGGACGTGTTGATATTGCGGTTGCAACTCCAGGTCGTTTAATGGACTATCACCGTCGCAAAATGATTAACCTTAGTGAAGTTGAGTTCCTTTGTATTGACGAAGCTGACCGCATGCTTGATATGGGTTTTATTCCTGATGTTCGTAGAATCGTTGGTTATTTACCTGGTCGCGAGAAGAGAATTACTCAACTATATTCTGCCACCCTCAGTCAATCTGTTTTGGATTTGGCATCGAGCTGGCTCAGTGATGACTATGTAAAAATCGAGATTAATCCCGAGACTATAGTTTCGAAAAATGTCACTCAAAAAGTTTTCACTGTTACCGCAAATCAAAAAGAAAATGTCATCTTATGGCACCTCAAGAATGAGCCTGTGAGTAGAATGATTATTTTTGCTAATAGGAAATTCGATTGTGAACGTTTAGCGGATAAACTTTATCAATATGGCATCGATAAACTCGAATTGCTTACAGGTGATATACCACAGAAAAAACGTATGCGTATTCTTGAAGAGTTTCGTGCAGGTACTGTACAGGTCTTAGTAGCAACTGATGTTGCTGGTCGTGGTATTCACGTTGATGATGTAAGTCACGTTGTCAATTATGAACTTCCTTATGAGCCAGAAGATTATGTTCACCGTGTAGGTCGTACAGGTCGAGCCTCAGCTACGGGCAAGGCGATTAGTTTTGCCGATGAGAATAGTGGTTTTGAATTGCCAGAAATTGAATGCTACATCGAAATGCAGCTCCCTGCAGAAGTTCCTGCAGAAGGAATGACTGATGCTCATGAGAAAATGCACGGCAATAGTAAATTTGTTCAAAAACGTAGTGGAAATAAGCATGGTGGCAATCGCGGTGGCGGTGGATCTCGTCATCAAGAACGCAGTGGCGGACATCATCGCAATAAGCGTCGCTAA
- the mraY gene encoding phospho-N-acetylmuramoyl-pentapeptide-transferase: protein MLYWLSEYENSPLRIFKYLTFRSAGAAALAFLIVVIFAPAMIRFLKEFAIAPQRLAGFVSEEELCEIKGKTPAMGGILIILAVLVSTLLWARLDLMVTRLCLMVMLSFGLLGFWDDFRKVRRMKGPLGNDGVSGKLRLFAEMIIAIAAIFILFRAPDTRDSAPLLTIPFMKEALLYMPMWVAMIYGVFVLWGTGNGVNISDGMDGLATGAMIISMMSYMIIAYLCGNMTYSEYLSTPYIKGCGEAAVFGAAIVGACMGFLWYNSKPAAMFMGDTGSLALGGSLGIMAIIVKQEMILPIIGGVFVMEAGSSLLQTLYYKATGGKRIFLMAPVHHHFQKKGWSETQIVTRFWIIGAICAAVGLATLKIR, encoded by the coding sequence ATGCTTTATTGGTTAAGTGAATACGAGAATTCGCCACTGCGAATTTTTAAATATTTAACATTTCGTTCTGCGGGTGCTGCGGCATTAGCTTTTTTAATTGTGGTGATCTTTGCGCCGGCAATGATTCGCTTTTTGAAAGAGTTTGCTATTGCGCCTCAGCGTTTGGCGGGTTTTGTCTCCGAAGAAGAGTTATGTGAAATCAAAGGTAAAACTCCTGCGATGGGAGGGATTCTCATTATCCTTGCAGTCTTGGTGTCGACTTTGTTATGGGCACGCTTGGACCTAATGGTGACGCGCTTGTGCTTGATGGTGATGCTGAGTTTTGGCTTGTTGGGCTTTTGGGATGACTTTCGAAAAGTACGTAGGATGAAAGGACCTTTAGGCAATGATGGTGTCTCTGGTAAGCTACGGTTATTTGCCGAAATGATTATTGCGATTGCCGCAATTTTTATTTTGTTTCGCGCGCCTGATACTCGGGATAGTGCACCTCTCTTAACGATACCTTTCATGAAAGAAGCCTTGTTATATATGCCCATGTGGGTAGCTATGATTTATGGAGTTTTTGTACTCTGGGGAACGGGCAATGGCGTCAATATAAGTGATGGTATGGATGGCTTAGCGACAGGTGCGATGATTATTTCGATGATGAGCTATATGATAATTGCCTATCTCTGTGGTAATATGACTTATTCTGAATATTTGAGTACGCCTTATATCAAAGGTTGCGGTGAAGCTGCGGTGTTTGGTGCAGCCATTGTCGGAGCGTGCATGGGTTTTTTATGGTATAATAGTAAGCCCGCAGCAATGTTTATGGGAGATACGGGTAGCTTAGCTCTAGGTGGATCTCTAGGGATTATGGCTATTATTGTGAAGCAAGAAATGATCTTGCCTATTATTGGTGGCGTCTTTGTCATGGAAGCGGGCTCATCACTCTTACAAACTCTGTACTACAAAGCGACTGGCGGCAAAAGAATTTTTCTGATGGCACCAGTTCATCACCACTTTCAAAAAAAGGGTTGGTCTGAGACCCAGATTGTCACGCGCTTTTGGATTATTGGAGCCATCTGTGCTGCAGTAGGTTTAGCAACTTTAAAAATAAGGTAA
- a CDS encoding UDP-N-acetylmuramoyl-tripeptide--D-alanyl-D-alanine ligase has product MLDFNDLCQAISGEVLVKDRNFDDYTTYESDTRKDLTGAVFFAFDGDNFDGHNYLDLAVEKGSRLLIVSKEVELLAQDSVAMIKVQDTVKAWQQLGHYLLMKQRKAKRFAVTGSSGKTSTNAVLSQLLESIFPKKVLSTLGNTNNHIGVTQNIVRLKGEEECFSLELGTNHPGEIGDLAKIVKAHGAILTSVGASHIGNFTDEEAIFEEKIDIFRYMEEEGVAVVPEIFSEKVKKALSDRQDIRVISFGKSEKADVRLLNYELLMGKSLFTVELHSGEQLELETNLSGEHQLLNICACLALLELFQKQWSFKIEDLVPVIRNLDLPGMRMKTEQVGDKTFVLDCYNANPQSTAAFLKWVKELYSSGTLVLGDMLELGDKAMSYHQAIFNQAKAMKGFDLLTVGECFSKVNSEGKAFLNSDEAGEYLKANIKADETLFFKASRGIQLEKIYHKFRD; this is encoded by the coding sequence ATGTTAGATTTTAATGACTTGTGCCAAGCAATAAGTGGAGAGGTCTTGGTAAAAGATAGAAATTTTGATGATTATACGACTTACGAGAGTGATACCCGAAAAGATTTGACTGGCGCGGTTTTTTTTGCTTTTGATGGCGATAACTTTGATGGGCATAATTATTTAGATCTTGCAGTGGAAAAGGGTTCGAGGCTTTTGATTGTCTCCAAAGAGGTCGAGTTGTTGGCTCAAGATTCTGTTGCGATGATAAAGGTACAAGATACGGTAAAAGCATGGCAGCAACTTGGGCATTATTTGTTGATGAAGCAAAGGAAAGCCAAGCGTTTTGCGGTGACGGGTAGTTCAGGTAAGACGAGTACCAATGCAGTACTATCCCAGTTACTTGAAAGCATTTTTCCCAAGAAAGTATTAAGCACCTTAGGCAATACAAATAATCATATTGGTGTAACGCAAAATATCGTTCGTCTCAAAGGCGAAGAAGAGTGTTTTAGTTTAGAGCTGGGAACTAACCATCCTGGTGAGATCGGGGATCTCGCCAAGATTGTCAAAGCACATGGAGCTATATTAACTTCAGTAGGAGCGTCACATATTGGTAATTTCACCGATGAAGAGGCGATTTTTGAGGAGAAAATAGATATTTTCCGTTATATGGAGGAAGAGGGCGTTGCTGTCGTTCCAGAAATTTTTTCCGAGAAAGTCAAGAAAGCCTTAAGTGATCGCCAAGATATCCGAGTGATATCATTTGGGAAAAGTGAAAAAGCCGATGTGCGTTTGTTGAACTATGAATTACTCATGGGGAAAAGTTTATTTACTGTTGAATTGCACAGTGGCGAGCAATTAGAATTAGAAACAAATCTTAGTGGCGAGCATCAGCTCTTAAATATTTGTGCTTGCTTGGCCTTGCTGGAGCTTTTTCAAAAGCAATGGTCCTTCAAAATAGAAGATTTAGTGCCGGTTATCCGTAATCTTGATTTACCAGGGATGCGCATGAAAACAGAGCAAGTTGGGGACAAGACCTTTGTTTTGGATTGTTATAATGCTAACCCCCAGAGTACAGCAGCTTTTTTGAAGTGGGTAAAAGAACTTTATTCTTCAGGAACTTTAGTTTTGGGAGATATGCTTGAGTTGGGAGATAAGGCGATGAGCTATCATCAGGCTATTTTTAATCAAGCGAAGGCAATGAAAGGCTTTGATTTGTTGACAGTCGGTGAATGTTTTAGTAAAGTGAATTCAGAAGGAAAAGCTTTTTTAAATAGTGATGAGGCAGGGGAGTATTTAAAGGCAAACATAAAAGCAGATGAGACCTTGTTTTTTAAGGCCTCGAGGGGTATACAGTTGGAAAAAATCTATCATAAATTCAGGGATTAA